Below is a genomic region from Balaenoptera acutorostrata chromosome 9, mBalAcu1.1, whole genome shotgun sequence.
CAAGAAGGTCCTAACTGCTTTAGAAACAGCACTTGGGCTGCAATGAGAATTATTAGATTGTTACTGAgcccagttaggaggctattttGGAATCCAGGAGAGAAGGAATGGTGGCCTGAACTAAGGCACTGAggatagaaagaaatatatagttTATGAGCTATTCAAGAGAATTTACAAAACTTGCTGCAGTTAAGAGCATAGACTGtagccctgggttcaaatcttgtcCCTGCTCCTTAACTGTAATTGTGGGCATGTTACTTCACTATGCcacagtttactcatctgtaatgACAGCTACCCCACAAGGTTGTAgcgaagattaaatgaattaatgctgCTAAAATCCTtagatgcctggcacataataaggaCTCAAAAAgtattagcttttttaaaaaacttaatgtTTGACTAGATGCAGTGggtaagagaaaagaatcaaatatGACTTCTGGTTTTCAGGCCTGGGCAATTGGATGAATGTGCTATCTTATTTTGAAGTAAAAACTGGGACGTTTTGGAGTGTGGGGAATGGTGAGTTCACTTTCTAGAAAGGTTGCGTTGGAGGTACTTGTGGGACCTCCATGTAGTCATGCAGGCTACGGCATGCTTAATATCTCAGAAAAGATACCTGGGCAGATGTAGAATCTGGGAAGCCTCAGCAAGCCTTTGCTAACTGAAGCCATTGGAGAGACGGAAATTGCCCGTGAAGTGCCCATAAAATGAGAAGGTTGTTCAGGACAGTGGATACCAGGCAGTGGAGAGAGCTCAGGAGAGAACTGAGCCCTGATTATCCATATCCAGAGCTCATGATCTTTCTGTTAGACCACAAGCAGCttccatacaaaattttaaactcttGTGTGAGTCAAAAACATTTACTCAGCAAGTATTTGATCCTCTACTTTGTGTGAAACACTGGCTATACTTcagtgagcaagacagacacggtctctgtcctcacagagcttacagttTAGTGAAGGAGATGAACAGTTACAGCACAGATGGCTGAATGCTATGATAGCTACAGAGCACCTAACCCAGAcagggggtagggtgggggaaGGCTTTCTGAAAGCCTAATAGATAAAAACTGAGTTAGCTAGGTAATGGCAGAATGTTCCAGGCAGgcagaagaaataaatttatccTTCTACTTGAACTTCTGTGGAGGGAAATTGAGAGAAGAGGCAGCACATTTAGGTAGTCATGTCTGTGCTTAACCCATGAACATGCCAGTCGGCATGAGACAGATAACAAAGTGTTTGGGTTTCCCTCCAGGCGAGGCAGTCCCAGCCCATTGCTGCATCCTTTCGGCCTGCAGCCCCTTCTTCACAGAGCGCCTGGAGCGGGAGAGGCCAGCTCAGGGTCGGAAGGTGGTGCTCGAGCTGGGGGGCCTGAAGATCAGGACACTTAGGAAGCTGGTGGACTTCCTATATACCTCAGAGATGGAAGTATCTCGAGAAGAAGCCCAGGATGTGCTTTCTGCTGCCCGTCAGCTCCGTGTATCTGAGCTGGAATCCCTTCAGCTAGAGGGTGGGAAGTTGGTGAAGACCCCTCAGGGTCGAAGACTGAACAGGGAGTGCTTACAACCTCCAAGTGCTGCTGCCATCTCTGCCAGGGTGGTGGCATCCATCCGCCGCCCTCGAACTCCACTGCCTGTTACCCAGACTCCCTGTCCTCTTGGGGGAGTGAGACCGAAGTCCtcggggaaggaggagggggcccAGGAGAAGAACAGCCGACAGAACGCAGAGAACTTGTCTGGCACTCTTCTGCTCAAGAGGAAGGCCAGAGCCTGCCCAACTCCACAGGAGAAAAGCTCTTCACCGTCAAGCCACAGTCAGGGACCTAAAGAGAACAAAAGTTACCCTGCCCTTGGTCCTACAGCACTTTCCCCACCCAGCTTGTACCCCTCTGTGGACGAGCGACTATTGCCCAGAAAGATCAGGCTGAGCCGCGCAAAGCTGTCTCCTGATGTCTGTACATCCGAGCCTGCCAGCCTTTTAAGTGGACCCAGCTCagtacccccagcccctggccggCGTCTTTGGCGGCAGAAGAGTATAAATAAAGAAGCACCAGAAGACGAGCAGAAAACAGGGCGAACTAGTCCTCTACAGAGTACCCCGAGCCAATCTGGTCTTGTTAAGTCGGGTGGGAACAAGAAGCGGAGCCCTGAAGTCAGGGCGTCTAACCCCGACTCTGCAGAGGAGGGGCAGGTTGGCAGAGTGAAACTTCGCAAGATTGTCAACGGGACCTGCTGGGAGGTAGTTCAAGAGCCTCCCCTCAAAAGCTCTCAAGACAGCCCTCAGATCCCAGAACCTGAAGACTCGGAAGAGCCTCCAGGGACTCAGCCGTCCTCAGGTAACGAGCAGGAAGTGTCATCTGCTAGCACAGACCTGTGTGAGGACTTCCCCACGTGCTCTAGGCTACAAGGCATTCTCTCTGCTGGCCACTCCCCATACAACCCAGTGGTGAAGTCCGAGTTCGGGTCCAGTCCAGAGCTGATAGGGGAGGCACCAGGATTGGATATTGACTGCAGAGAGCCCTACGCATTTGACACAGCCCTGCTCGGGCAGCCGTGTGAGGCTGAGGAGTACCGAATCACGAGTGCTGCTGCCGCCAGTGAGCTGGAGGAAATCCTGGACTTCGTGCTCTGTGGCTCAGACATGGAGCCACCCATAGGGTCTCTGCAGAGTCCCCGGGCTGAGGGCTGCAGGACCCCTAGTTATCACCTGACAGAAACAGGAAAGAACTGGATTGAAGGGGAAGAATGGTGTTTGCCAGATGTGGAGCTCTGGCCCAGGGAAATCACAGGATTGGAAAAGGAACCTGCTGGTGAGAACAAAGGGCCAATTGAGCCTTTTAGCCCCTTTGTCATGCCCTCTGAGAACAGAGAGCCAATTGAACCCCTCAGCCCCCTTGTCATGCCCTCTGAGGTGAGTGAAGGGGAGGTGCTTTCAGTGGGAGGCTCCTGGACTGCAGACCTGGAAATTCCCAGCTCCCAGCCACTGGATGGTCAGAGAGACAAACTTCTCCACCTCAACTCCCTTAACCCTCCCCAAAGGTCCTATGGGGACCTCTCACCTCCCTGTTCAAGCTGGGTGGAGACTGGGCTGgaagtgtccctaactacggatGAAGTATTATACCCTGCTCCAGAAGCAAGCAAGGAGGGATTTGGCAACTTTGAGTTGTTGGATCCACTTCCTGCTAGCCCTGAAGAGGAAGAGATTGATGTGGTGGACTCGATGTCAGAGGGTATTGTGCCCATGAGTATTCCCTCCGTGTGGCCCGACCCTTCCTCAGAGTCAGAAACAGAGGTGGACATACTAACGTAGTGGAGTGGGGAGGGCAGGTTAGAGGGAGTGGGCGGGTGGGAAATGTTGGCTAACAGAAGGTACACGGGCGGGCTAGCACATGCCCTGTCCTCTTAGCACAAGAGGCAGATATACCCCcagctctccttccctccccaggctTTTGGAGGCAGGCAAAAATCGTTCCATGAGTAGAAAATTATGAACCTGAACCACCTTACCTCTTTATAATCTATTTTGCAGTTAGTGACAAGTGAAACAATAAACTGTGTGTCACAACTCTAGTGGGTCGTAGGTAACAGCCAAAGCCAGGTCTCCCAGGTCAAGAGGCATCTAATAACTGATTGAGGAAGAGCTGAGAAAGACCAGCCTCTGTGGTGGGGGTTCTGTGGGAGAGAAAATGTTCCAGGAGGAGGTGTGAAGCAATGCTGGGATGGAACACTAAGTGGGTGGGAGTGACAGGGTATTGTCTAGTACCTAATGTGCGTGGCTTAGTCACTGCCAGTATGGTTAGTCTAGCCAGAACCTCCACAGGGGCCAGGAAGATGTACTTCCATCATCACTTCGGAGAATTGAGTTGAAAAAGATacagttgcttttttaaaaagaaattattttgtttttccccatAGTTTTTACAAGTATTTCACATGCTCTAACAGGGACCATAGGAGTTCCAGGTTAATTGGTGACCTTAGGCTATGAAAAACACAAGGGGGACCAATCCCATAAGGCTGGTTTAGGGCATCCCTTACCTTAAGATTAAGTTTTACTTCATCACTCGTAGTTTATATCAAACtcaaatactttaatttttattaaaccaatccaAGAACTTTTCAGTGCCTTACTAGAGGATTGCCTCACAACTGAACCACCGTTTCTGGAGGAGAAGAAACCACAGCTTCAGGCACATGACTGAAGTTTGGCCATGTCCCGTCATAAATGCTCCAACATCACCAGGGACAGAGGCTGTGAAAATGAGAGTGGGAAAAAAGTTAGAGAAGGGCTCCAGGCAATCATATAGCCAGCCCTCCTCCCTTGAACCCACAAACCCAGGAGAGCTCAAGGACTGCATCCTCCCCCCACATCTCACGCAACGTATCAAGTGCCTGACAACATGCCAAAGCACTCTATGAAGCACTAGGGATAAAGACAAGGTCAAATCCTGTGACCAGGAGTGAGTACTACAGTGCAGGGTTATTACACGGGGTGGTAACAGAAACAACATACCAGTAACAAAAAACACAAGAGGACAGGAGTAGGCATACCTGAAGTTACACAAAGATTTGATCAGGAAAGGGGAGAATCATAACTTACCAATAAATAAGGGAACCGGTGGGATTTACAGGaaaatgaggtttttttaaacaaatatataaaactggTCTACACCCCAAGGGCAACAATTAACTGCATCCTCTAAGGAcacaatttgcatttttataatcatttacaTTACCATCTGTATTCCACGACTTAGCTCAAAGACAACGAAATGAAACACGGAGTTAGCAAAGGGCACACTGGATAGAAATCATTTTTTGCGGACTTCAGTTTTTCCCACCAGTAAGGGGAAGAGGTATTCCCACTAGAGGAAATCCTGAGAGCAGAAAAGAGTTATGAAAATGTAGGTCCTGTGTGAAATAAGGGGTTTAACGGTAAGGGCTGCTTCGCCAAAAGCCACACCAAGATCAGTCCACTCGCCCCCATTTCCCATTTCAAACCTCAGCCTGAGGACTTCTGCCCAAACCTCCCTACGAAAGGTACTTCTTCAGCTCGTTCACCACCTCTTGAGGTTCAGGGAACTTGAGTTTGCGTGGGGGCCCCTTCTTAATCCCAGTCCAGAGCTCCGCACCTGGGAAAAGTCCACGAAATCATCAGGTGGCGGCGGTTTGAGACCCGCGCTTCCTCGCCTCGGATCCATGCCCCCCAACGCCCCGCCCCGGGCCCTCACTCACTGCTGCCGTCGGGTCGCAGCAGTGTCACCTCGAAGCTGCCCCTCCGGGGCTTGGTAGGGTTCACCTTCACTGGAAGCTCCGGGGCCTCCAGGCGCAGCGCCTGGCTCAGGGCCGCGGCGTTGCGCCCGTAGACGCGTCAGCTCATGCTAAGGAGAGATGGGGGAGGTCAGAGACTGGGACCCTTGGTCTGCGGCGCCCTTGCCCGCCCCCCATTACTCCCCAGACCCCCTCACCAATGCTCGATAACGACGCTCGCCtcctccactcccttctggctgctAGCCGGCTTCTCCCGCTTCTCGGCCGCTGCGGCCAGCGCCGCCTCGGCCTTCCGCTTCCTCCCGCGGGAAGCCATGGCGCCTGGAGCCCGGCCGGGAACCCAGCCGACCTGGGGCGGGAATAGGGTGGAGATGCGGCCACCGAGGAGGCCAGCCAAGCTCCGAGATCCAAACCGCAACCCACTCAGCTCTCCAAACAAAACCTCTCTTAAACTGCAGAAAGCGTGGCGCTGGGCGCACACgtggcctgggggcggggccttcgggcaGAGCCACTCTGCACGCAGAGACGGGGGAGGTAGGCTCCAGACCGAACCACCAGTGCTTGGGGGGGCGGGCAGCTCTGACAACGAGCCCGGCTTCACACAGGCTTTTCTGTAACCGCGAGACCAGCTAAATGGTGTGCATCACGATCCCTACCCAAAACCGCCTTCCGGGGACCCGCGGACCAATCCCAAACCAAGACAAATTAACTCTAGGGTTAGGGAATCTAAACCCTCTCCAGCTCTCCGCAATCGTGGGGACCGATGTACAGCATTTGGTGAAACTGATCAGTATGCCCTTTGCAATTAAGATGAACAATTCCTCTGCAGTTGCCTCGCTTTTCTAATACGTGAATAACACACAAAGGGGCAATCAAAAGTAAATCCCAGTCTCTTTATTATGGAAAACCATCAACTGGGTGTGGGGAGGATGTAGGAGGGTGAGACCCTGCCCAGGGGCTTTCTCCTCCAGGGCCCACCACACAAAGGCAGTCTCAAACTTCTATTCCCCTTCCTCCCAATCTCcataaaatagggagattattcaATACTATCTTCAATGAGAAAACTCTGTGGTTAAAGATTTCTCCTTGGGACCAGTGACAGgcttatactttttaaatataggcCACAGACCAAGCCAAAATGGCTTAAAGCAGCAAGCGTCTTGAGGGAAAAATCTTAGCACTAACTCTGCATCTTGGCCTGTTATGTTAGGGTTTAATCTAATCTAAGCAGGCTGTGTAGATCCATTATGAGGAATAATGAAACCAGAGTGTGATGGAGATGTGTGGGCAGCACACAGCAGTCGACACACTGGCCGAAGGTTGGAAGGAAAGCATTTCCCCCTCCACCATATAAGATCTTTCCCTCCTTCCAGTGAAATAGCAGACCACAGCAGTAGAGGCCTTCCTGGAGGATACCTGTCATTTCCCTGGATGCCTCTTAAAAATCAGAAGCAATCTCCTGCCCCTCCTAGGCAGAGCCACACagggaaaacataaaaaaaacggCCAAGGCCTCAGGCAACGCTTGTGGCTACAGAAAGGGTAGGGCCTCAGAGGTGCCTGGGATTGACAGGAGAGGAAGTACTGAAGGCAGGGATCCTATTTGTCCTTCTTGCTCTCCTCATCTGGCACTGCAGTGGGCACTGGGGCCACAGGGTGCTCCTCGGGCATATTATCTCCAGCCTTTGATAGCTTCTTGGCCCGTTGATATAGCTCATTCAAGTTGAATTCTCGGATCACGTTCTCCTGCGCAAAAGAGGTGCACACATCAGGGTTCAGGTTGGAAGGGGGTGTTATGTCTGGGAAGTTAAGTACAGTTGACTCTTAAACAAAGGTGTGGGGTTAGGGGCGCCAACCCTTCTTGCAGTCAAATATCCAcctataacttatagtcagccttCCGTATCCACAGTTCCTCTGAATCCGTGGTTCCACACGTGcggcggattcaaccaacctcgtgGATCGTGTAGTGCTGTAGTTACTATTGAAAAATGTCCACATAAGCGGACCCCCACAGTTCTAACCcatttgttcaagggtcaattgtatttAGACACAGTCTAGGAAAGGAGGAAGCAAAGGACAGGAATCTACTCTAACCCAGCTGTCCTTTTTTGGGTACCTGGAAAAGTCAACTAATACTTACGTATTATGTGCCGGTTGCTGTGCCAAGAATTATGGTTACATTATTTAATGTAACCTGCAAAACAAAACCTGTGAGCCAAGTGCCACCGTCTCCAATGTACTGCCAAGGAAAAAGACTATAGGTACAAGAGCCATTGAGACTAAATCTTAACTAATAATTGTTGCCCAGTACTAgcatgtctggcacatggtagaaaCAGTATAAATCTGCTAAGTGAATTCATGAGTGAGGTCTAATAACTAGTCCACACTCTCAAAGCTTATGGGCAAGTAGCAGAACTAGGAAATTAAACCCAGGTTGGGCTCTAAAACCTACCTACTGTTCCACACCCTCCTCCAAAACTTGCCCACTCTTTCATATACCTCAGAGAAAGTCCAAGAGACAGCTCGTCCTTTTTTGTCGATCTGTGGCCGCCGCATGACCTCCTTTCCACCTTGGAATAGGATCAGGGTAGGGAGCTGCTTGGTGAGGGGTGACATGCTCACTTTGTACCTACAGGGCCCAGAAGGTACTCTGTAAATGCATCTGTGTATATATCACTCTGAATGATCCCCTGCCCAGGCCCTTACATACCGTGTACTAACATCAGTGTAGCGTCCAACGTCCACCTTCCCAAAATTTAGCCCTGTACAGTTGTACCTGAGAAGAATATATTATTTAACATGGTGAAAGAAGATAGAATGAATCAATGAAGTAGAAGTACAGatatctgggggtgggggtgggagtgccTTTGGTtgcaatatgcaaaaatcaaggCCAAAAACAATGAGAGGGAAGGTATAATTTCTGTCATCCCTCCCTTTGTCCTACTCACTTGAGGGAGAGATCAGCGTAGATAGGAGCAAATGACTGGCAGTCATTAGACCAATTGGCAAAGAACTCCACGATCCAAGTGACCCTCTTGTCCTGCTCCAGCTCTTCCTGTCACACACAGAACAAACAGTGAACCGGCTTACACAGGCTCCTGGAAAGATTCAGACCTTAGCACCTAATTCCTCATCCTGGCTTCCCTACACCTCTCCTCTAGATCCCACAGTGAACGAGTGCCCTTGACTTGCATTCTGAAGCACTGCTGTTCCTCCTAGTGAGGAGAGAGCACAACTACAAAATCACCCACAAGGGCCCCAAGAAACAGAGGGAGAAAGAGTACTCACATCAATGGTTTTATCATTGAAGTACTTGATGTACTCAGGGCCCATATACAATGGGGGTTTGCATGTCATCAGGAACACTAAACACAGAAAAAAGTTGTCACAGGAAACATATAAGGCCTTGGGCAGGGGATTTACTTTCAAAGCAACTCAAAGATTTCAAGCACCAAAGAGTGCATTTTGTGGACATACATAGACACATTCCCTTCCTCTTAAAATCTCTGTAGATTCTCATCATCTGAGGCTCACACATAATTAATTAGGTATGAGATATGGCAGAAGGGTATGGAGAACCTGGTTTGGGGATGGAATTTGGTTCCCACAACCAAGTCTTGCAGTCTCCTTACCTATGCAGAGTGTGAGATAAAGCAGGCCCATGCGAATATCCAGGCGGAAGAAAAGAATTGCATTGGCCACTTTACTAAACATGAAGATGTTGCCTATATGTTGCTCCACGGTGACTGAAACACAGAGATGTCACAGGTCAGGCTGGGCTGTATGCTTCTATGACCTATTATTTGCCCCTCTTCCTGGAGTACTTTGAAATGGGAGAGGGGGAAGAGgataaaagtccaagatcaaattCAGCCTTGGCACGGAATGAGGGACAAGTTCACCAAATAACGCCCCTCTCATAACATGGATGAAAGCACCTCAGAGGTCACTAGTCCTAATCTTGAGAGACAGAGAAGCAGGCTACACTTACTGGATCTGCGGTTCTTCATCATTACAATGGCACTAAGGAACATCAGGATCTCTACTTCTCTCTGGAACAGAATCAGATTGACAGGAATGCCATGAACAGAAATGATTTGGGTGAGCACGGGAGCCAAGTATGTAATAAAAACCAACAGAGATCCAAACTGGGAATGGTAACAACAGAGAAATAACTGGAGTCAGCTAAGGTGTAGTGGGGAAAACACCAGTCAGAAGGTCTAGGTTCCAGCTCTATCCCTGCCACAAACTGGCTGGTGCCCTTCAGCAAAGCACTTAACCTCTGCGCTTTGGTTTCTTTGACCGAATATTTCAAAatggtgttgtgaggattaaatgagtatgAAAGAGTTATGTGAAGTATATAGCATAAAACTGTAGATATTACAATCAACTCAATGTGACCCtggtaaaataaaacttttccagGTAAACtttctcagtaatattccattaataCAACATATGGttattccatttgtttgttttcatgtaaGTTAAATCATTCCTCTCCACCTAATATTCATAGTGATAATCCATGCACCTTTAATATAATTTGAGAGCTGAAGGAGGCCTTTCAAAGCTCTCAAAGATCCTTTTCAGTACCCTTGGCTTACTGTTCTTTCTCACCTTCTAGAAGGTAAGCTCCGTGTGAATGAGTGAGACAGACACTAAACATGACATAATTTCAAAGAGTAAAGGCTGCAATGAATAACAAGGACTTTGTGAGAGAAAGTATAGGGGGAGGGTCTGAGGCTTTCCATACCTTTCTGTTTATAATACAGGGATCCAAATCTTTACTTCAGACAGAACCAATTAACTGCGATTTACAGCTAGCAATCAGGGACTTAGGTTTTTAGCCTCAATCTCCAACAAAAAGCAACTGACTGGATTTAGAAATGGACATGTGAAGTGGGGGGTAGGGAATGTGACAGACCTTACTAAATATTACATCCGAGTAGAAATTGGGAAGAGTTTTCAAGAATGAAGCTGGATTAGAATTGGCACTTATAATTATGGAAAGATGAATTTAAAAAGGGAAGTATGGCCAATCAGGAGACCAGAGATAGGACTAAAAGGAATATACTCTAAAGACAGAGAATGGGTCTGTGGTAAAGCCTGGCCATGTATACTCCAAaccttatttcctttttctcctgggCATACTGCAGGTAGACTCTCTCCTTGCATCTAGGGAGAACTGTGTGACTGGTACTTCTAAATGGAATGTGAATGGAAGTGATGTGCTACTTCTGTGCCCAGGTGGTTAAGAAAGGGTACGTATGCCCTTGCAGTCCacctttctttcttcatctgcTGGCTTGATGATGCTGGGATGAGCTTAAGGCCATCAGTTGAAGACAGCAtgagacagggttccagaataactATATAAACCTGAGGCCCCTTGGTTgttcacttgtttattcattgttttcaaactttttattaaggacattttcaaacatacacaaaagcagAGAGGATACTGAGGGTAGCAAAATAtgctaccccaaaatatgccactttgacataaggattattttgagtcTAAAGGCAATTCAGAAGAAGTAGAATAAAGAAAGGCTCAGTGCCCTCTACCTATTTGTCAAAAGGTAGGACATAAATTCTCAAAGGTGTCCCTCCAACCTCTACCAAGAACAAAACTAATCAGGGGAGATAACTTTAGACCCTATCAGCCTGGAGACAGCACCAGGGGAATCTACATAACAAACTAGCCTTTATCTACCATTAGTTTACCTTTCCACAGTTTTCTGCTCTTGCAAGCCTAAAACTCCTTCCTTCATCCCGTCATTTCTCCACAAACTTAGTGTTCTTTGTTGAAGATGCCATATAAGCTGGAAGCCACCTCTTTGAGTTACTGATTTTTCCCTGGGTATCTCCCGTGTATACAAGTTATACAtgctaataaacttctgtttgtattttaattgtctttaatctgtcttttattagaGGGGTCTCAGGCAAGACCTCAGAAGGGTAAAGGGAAAATTCTTTTCTGACCCCTACAATACCTTAATAAACCCCTATTACTCAGCTTCAATAGTAATATTTTGCCAATATGGTTCAATTTCATCTATGCTACCCATTTCTTTTGCTGGAGAAACTTAAAACAAATTCCAACTATATCATTTCACctgtaaatacttcagtatgtacTGCTTACggataagaactttttttttttttaatttttattcatttatttatttttggctgcattgggtcttcgttgctgcgcacacgcttcctctagttgcagcaagtgggggccactcttcgttgcggtgcgtgggcttctcattgcggtggcttctcttgttgtggagcacaggctctaggcgcgcgggcttcagtagttgtggcatgtgggcttcagcggttgtggcgtgtgggctcagtagttgtggtgcaagggcttagctgctccgcggcatgtgggatcttcccggaccagggattgaacccgtgtcc
It encodes:
- the SELENOH gene encoding selenoprotein H, whose translation is MASRGRKRKAEAALAAAAEKREKPASSQKGVEEASVVIEHCMSURVYGRNAAALSQALRLEAPELPVKVNPTKPRRGSFEVTLLRPDGSSAELWTGIKKGPPRKLKFPEPQEVVNELKKYLS
- the TMX2 gene encoding thioredoxin-related transmembrane protein 2 isoform X1 — protein: MAVLAPLIALVYSVPRLSRWLARPYYLLSALLSAAFLLVRKLPPVCHSLPTQREDGNPCDFDWREVEILMFLSAIVMMKNRRSITVEQHIGNIFMFSKVANAILFFRLDIRMGLLYLTLCIVFLMTCKPPLYMGPEYIKYFNDKTIDEELEQDKRVTWIVEFFANWSNDCQSFAPIYADLSLKYNCTGLNFGKVDVGRYTDVSTRYKVSMSPLTKQLPTLILFQGGKEVMRRPQIDKKGRAVSWTFSEENVIREFNLNELYQRAKKLSKAGDNMPEEHPVAPVPTAVPDEESKKDK
- the TMX2 gene encoding thioredoxin-related transmembrane protein 2 isoform X2, with amino-acid sequence MAVLAPLIALVYSVPRLSRWLARPYYLLSALLSAAFLLVRKLPPVCHSLPTQREDGNPCDFDWREVEILMFLSAIVMMKNRRSMFLMTCKPPLYMGPEYIKYFNDKTIDEELEQDKRVTWIVEFFANWSNDCQSFAPIYADLSLKYNCTGLNFGKVDVGRYTDVSTRYKVSMSPLTKQLPTLILFQGGKEVMRRPQIDKKGRAVSWTFSEENVIREFNLNELYQRAKKLSKAGDNMPEEHPVAPVPTAVPDEESKKDK
- the BTBD18 gene encoding BTB/POZ domain-containing protein 18, which translates into the protein MCSSASPKILYRNPRFLRLAFLQLHHQQQSGVFCDVLLQAEGEAVPAHCCILSACSPFFTERLERERPAQGRKVVLELGGLKIRTLRKLVDFLYTSEMEVSREEAQDVLSAARQLRVSELESLQLEGGKLVKTPQGRRLNRECLQPPSAAAISARVVASIRRPRTPLPVTQTPCPLGGVRPKSSGKEEGAQEKNSRQNAENLSGTLLLKRKARACPTPQEKSSSPSSHSQGPKENKSYPALGPTALSPPSLYPSVDERLLPRKIRLSRAKLSPDVCTSEPASLLSGPSSVPPAPGRRLWRQKSINKEAPEDEQKTGRTSPLQSTPSQSGLVKSGGNKKRSPEVRASNPDSAEEGQVGRVKLRKIVNGTCWEVVQEPPLKSSQDSPQIPEPEDSEEPPGTQPSSGNEQEVSSASTDLCEDFPTCSRLQGILSAGHSPYNPVVKSEFGSSPELIGEAPGLDIDCREPYAFDTALLGQPCEAEEYRITSAAAASELEEILDFVLCGSDMEPPIGSLQSPRAEGCRTPSYHLTETGKNWIEGEEWCLPDVELWPREITGLEKEPAGENKGPIEPFSPFVMPSENREPIEPLSPLVMPSEVSEGEVLSVGGSWTADLEIPSSQPLDGQRDKLLHLNSLNPPQRSYGDLSPPCSSWVETGLEVSLTTDEVLYPAPEASKEGFGNFELLDPLPASPEEEEIDVVDSMSEGIVPMSIPSVWPDPSSESETEVDILT